The Bacteroides fragilis NCTC 9343 genome includes the window TGAATTGCGCTGTACGCAAATTATAAATATAAATCCCGGACTCAGTCCCTATCCACAATTCATTATCAGAATATGGCAGCAGATCACGACAAAAAATAGATTCACCACTCTCATCGATAGCCAACAGGTTACGCACTTGCCCCGAAGTCAGATTCAACTCACTCACACCTTCCTTCACAGAACCAATATACAAACAATTATAGTTTCCTTGAACTATTTTGGTGATTACTCCTCCTTCAAATTCTCTTTTACCATCTTCTGGCGATCCATAAGGATGCACAGTTGCCAGATTATCTTTGGAGTAATAAAGACCATCACCATAAAATCCGAGCCAAAGAGTTCCACCGCTATCGAAAGTAAAACATTTGATATTGGAAGAAATCTCACTTAACGGATAATTGCGAAGTAGTTTTTGACGAGTATCGTAACAGAACATTCCCTGAGCCTCCACAGCTATCCAAACCCTGCCTTGCTTATCCCCTGCAATCATTGAAACAGAACGTTCTATCCTTGTCTTCTCCAAGCTCTGGCAATCGAATTCCTCAAAAGCCTCCTTCTCAGGATAGTAAATATATACTCCTGCATCAGTACCGACCCAAATGTTACCATTGAAATCTTCGTAAAGCGAAGTGATAAAACTGTTTCCAATGCTACGTGGATTAGCAGCATCATGCTTAAACTTACGAAAAGACAATCCATCATACCTGTTCAAGCCATCTTTGGTACCAAGCCACATGAACCTCTTCCGATCCTGCAGAATCGCATTAACCGTATTCTGTGACAAACCGTTTCGGATACTCAGGTTCTTAAAATAATAATGTTCTTCAACCGATTGCGCCTGGCAAAAGATTGTAATGAAAAAACAGGCTAAAACGCAGAATGTATTCTTCATGATGGAGTGAAAGGATTACAACTCTACAAATATAGGCCAAATGGAGTCCGAAAAATAGAATAATTATCCCAATCTATGAAAAAATAGTCCTAAATAGTCTCTTAAAGTTCTACAATCCTTTTCTGATGACAAAACAAGAGGTCTCCATTGTCATTGTGCAAATGCATACCATTGCCCTCACAATAACGGAAAAAGCTACAATCAGCACACTCTCCCTTACGGGCCCACTCACGATTACGAAATACCTGAAAACGTTTTTCCCACACTTCCATAAAATCATCTTCATAAATATTGCCCTGATGGAAATTACTGCGAATGCTGGGACACGACGAGATCGAACCATCTGCCAAAACAGAAGCTACACTGATACCTGCATTACAGGAATAAAAATGATCACGTACTTCACTTTCATATTTACCGAGAAAACCTTCACAACCATAACTCAAGTGGACACGCCCCTCTTTCCGTACCTTCTTAATGAATTCCAGGACTCCGGTAAACTCCTCGTCTGTTAGCTGGAATTCCGGATGATTGGCTGCACGCCCTACCGGAAAAATAGTAAAAATACGCCAATTACGTACTCCTATAGTGTACAGATAGGCTTTCAGCTCTTCCAGATAAGAGTAGTTTTTCCGATTGACACAAGTCACGACATCCCATGTCAGTTCCGGTTCATGCACTAACATCTTGATAGCTTCCAACGCTTTTTCATAACTATCCGGATTGCCGCGCAACCAGTTATGTTCCTCCGCAAATCCATCCAGACTGATCGTAACAGCATGCAGGCCGGCAGCCATCAGACTATCGAGCCGTTCGCGGGTCAAATACAACCCATTGGACACAATCCCCCATGGATAACCTTTGCGATAAAGAGCCATCCCCACCTCTTCAAGATCATCCCGCATCAGCGGTTCACCTCCGGTTATGATGATATTAACCTCATTAGGATTGACGTGCGGCGTAATCGAATCTACGACTTGAAGAAAATCCGCTGCAGGCATATCCTTCTGCTCCGACATTTTTCGACAATCACTGCCACAATGCTTACAAGCCAAGTTACACTGTAATGTACATTCCCAGAAAAGTTGACGCAACGGATGCAATTCCCTGAGGTTATTTCTTATCTTTAAGGCTATTTCCAACCCCAGGCGTTTGCGAAGTGACAATCGTCCAGAATTATTTTTCATTGTCTTTTGCTGTCTCCTTCTTGATTTCAATTGTTTTATCAATACTTGTTTCTCCACGGTACCAATGGCTGCCACCTGTAAATCCACCGGCTTCTACCTCGACACTATCCTTAGAATAAGTACCATTGGCATCACCATCCACATCGCGAACGATAAAACGATATTTTTTAGATGGAAACTCCGTCCTTTCAGTAGCAAAAGCTCCATCTTTATCAGTGATCAACGTATCCGGATAACTGAGCCATTCTTTGCCATCGCCCGTATGCACAGCTCCGGTGACCACTTCTATACCCGGTACAGGTTCCTGCGTATCCGCATCAATCACTTTGCCCTTCACCCGATATTTAGCAGAAGGCATCCCATATTCTACAGGTATATCTCCACCTCCATTGTCACAAGACACAAATCCAAACAACATAAGTAATCCTGAAAGCGCCCGATTACTGTATCGTAGCCATTGTTCGTTTTTCTTTTTCATATATAGAATTCGCGTTTAAAGTCCATCTCATTTTAATAAACGCAGAAGTAAGTGTAATACTGCATCTGATATCCTTCTTTTTTATTCCGAAAGTAATGTTTATTTTTCTATGCGAATACGGGCATCAACGGCAACAACCTCCTTTTCTGTTGCCAGCAACGGATTTATATCCATTTCTTTGATTTCTGTCGCAAAACGAAGCAGTGTGGATAAGCGTACAATAATTTCTGCAAATTTATCCTCGTTTACTCCTTTTTGCCCACGAGTTCCCTGTATTATTTTATAGGCCCTGAGGGAATGAATCATCGAATAAGCCTCTTCATAAGATAAAGGAGCCAAACCGGACGAAACATCTTTCAAAACTTCCACAAAGATGCCACCCAGTCCACAGAGCACCACGTGCCCGAACTTTTCTTCATATTTAGCCCCGATAAACAACTCCGTTCCCTTCAGCATAGGCTGCACCATGATAGCACGTGCCTCAGGTATCTGCATCATGCGGTCAAACTCAAACGCCAAATGCTGTTCACCTTTAATATTGAGTACCACTCCTCCTACATCCGATTTATGAACCGGCCCCACAACCTTGGCCACCACCGGAAATCCACAGCGTCGCGCGAAAGCAAGTACTTCGTCTTTATTACCCGATACAAATTCTTCGACTACCGGAATACCGGCAGAATGAAGCAACGCCTGAACATAATGGGGTTCGATATAGCCGTTCTGCGGAATAGAATCAATAATCCTACGAATGCGGGGTACATCTACACCAAAAAGTTCAATTTCCGGAACAGCAGGTTTTGGAGCATTTATGATACGTGACAAAGCAGTTCCCAACATCACTTCATCAGCAAAGTTGACATGACCTTTCTCTAAAAAAAAGGCAACCTCTTCACCGGCCGTACGCACAGAAGGAAGAACCGGGAAAAGTGGCTTTTTACAAGTCAGCATCTTTTGATGCAATACCTCATAAGTCTCAAACATAGTCACTAATCCCGGTGTGCCGAATATGGCGAGAATCGCATCTATGTTTTCGAACTTTTCTTCACAATAATCAATGGCAATACTTAAGTGCTCGGGGGTTCCGGTTGCCAAAATATCAATCGGATTGCCTACGGAAGCCCCGGGAAAAAGCTTGCTCTTCAACTCTTCAGCGACCGGACCCTCCAGTTTAGGTACATTGAGTCCACCTTTCGAAAGAGCATCAGTCAGCATCACCCCCGGTCCACCAGCATGAGTGACAATAGCGAAATTCTTTCCTTTTAACTCAGGCAAAGTAAAAATACAACCGACGGTTGTCAATTCACCCCGCGAATAGCATCGCACTATACCGGCTTTACGAAACAAAGCTTCCACAGCTGAATCAGAACTGGCTATAGCTCCCGTATGAGATGATGCAGCGCGACTTCCGCTCTCCGAACTCCCTGCTTTAATAGCCGCGATTTTACAACCCTTACGAATCAATGAAGAGGCATGGAACAGCAGACGATCCGGATTCTTGATGCTTTCTATATAAATCAACTTGATCTTGGAGTCTTTCCGGACATCAAAATTTTCGTCCATATATTGCAATACATCTTCTACACCTATTTGCTTAGCATTACCCACCGACCACACAGAATTAAACTGAAGTCCTTTTGTCACTGCCGATTCAAGAATAAACACCGCAGTAGCGCCGGAACTGGAAATTAGATCTACTCCATGTGGATTCAGATTGGGAATGGGTTGCGTAAACACACTGTGATGCCAGGTATTCATTAATCCGATGCAATTCGGGCCAATTAATGACGCTCCATATTTATTAACAGTTTCAAGAATGCGCTCTTCCAATAAAGCGCCTTCCTGCGTTTCTTCTCCAAATCCGGCCGAAAGAATTATGAAAGCCCGCGTCTGCTTCTCTGCGGCCAGTGTTTCCACCACCTCCGGACAAAGAACTGCAGGAATAGCAAGAATAGCAAGATCTGTATCGGGTAACTCCTTTGCATCGGCAAAGGAAGGCACTCCCTGCACTTCTGTTTCTTTGGGATTGACAGCCCGAAGTTCTCCCTGATAACCACCGTTAATCAGATTCTTCAGAATAGCGCCGCCCGGCTTATGTGTATTGTTCGAAGCCCCCACTACGACAATACTCTGGGGACAGAGTAACTGAGTTGTAATCATAGATTGCATATTATACGATTATTCATTCACAAATATATTGTTTTAGAAACAACCGACAAACAAATCTCACCTAAAAGATACAAAGCAAGAAGATCTCCGAACTGGCAATATTATCAGGAAATGACTGTTTTTTCCACTACTATCCTTATATATCTCATAAAAAACAGATATTAGCAAAAGCCTCATCTGTCAATAATACACCGGCTTTCCATCCTCCAACAAGAAAGGACGCTGCATACGGCCCATATAAGTATTTCCACATACAAGAAACAAAGACCGGACAGGTACCTCTCCAAAGTCGAGCGTACGAGAATCTTTAGAAGTCACTTCTTTAACCGGTTGCCAGCCGTCTTTCCAATAATACAAAGTATATGCTTCATAACCCAACTCTAAAACCCGCTTTACATCATACGTAAGAATACCATTCAGCACAGTGGTCTGCCGGATCGGAGTAATGAAGTGAATGCTATCCGGAGTCATCACAAACGGATTCCCTGTCGGAACCAACTTTCCTTTCTTATCCGCCATCTGAAAATAAAGTAATCCGTAAGGTAACACACGGTGCAGCACACTGTTGCTTTCTACTCTTCCCTGCGACACTACTTTGAAAGCTCCACGGTTAAAAGTAGCTATATAAGCCACCGTATCCGATGTATGTACAGGTAACCGGACACTATCGGACAAATAATATTCGTCAGTTACCTCTTTCAGTAAACGATTGACCAATTGTGTATTCCAACGGTTACGCCCTATTTTCGGCTCTGGCTGACGTTCATAGCAGACACGCTGTACCAAAGGAGCAATCCATTGATTCCGTTCCGGTTCGCGCTCATAAGGAGAAAAATAGAAAAATTTTCCATTTTCATCGGTAAAGCTGTTATAAGCATGTCCTCCATTCACTTTGCCATGGTATGGAAGAATATCAAGATTCAGGGGGATACCGACAGCACGCATCAACTGTACAGCATTCAACGCCAGATGATCACAGGTGCCCCCTCCCAGCTTTTCTATCAACTCGATAGAGAAGTCCCCCGGTATTTTGGCAGCATCATGAAGATATTTCTTTCCATGCTGTGAGTTAAAGAAGAAAACAATCTCTCTCATGGTAGCCCCTGCTCGTGCCAACGAGTCGACCGTCATTTTATAACGTGTATAATAGTAAGAACGCCATCGGTCCAAAGGCTCCTGTTTTAACCGATAAGGCAATATATTCCGACAAAACTCTCTAAAAGATAATTGTTTGCACCAAGGATACTTTTGCCAGACTTCAAAAGCCAGATCTATGTTTTCTATCAAATAGTCGGCTGTTATACACGTTAAGTCCGGCTCGGGTTCTTGTTGTATATAACAACTATCACTCTCCCGAAGCAAATAACGGATAGTTCCTTTACCAATCATATTTTCAATCAAAAAGCAGGCAGCTTTATGTTTCAACGAATCGCCTTCGTAATGCCCTAATACTTGTTGAAGTTCCTTCCGATTGTCTCCCGCCAATGTGAGAGCCTGCTCCAATGGCGCATCATGTACCGGGGTGCAAGAGAAACAGAGAAGAAGTAAAAATAATATGCCGGTAAAATGCTTCATCAGGAATCAGTCTTTAGTCTTTTAAGGTTAATAAAATGATCTCTTCCAAAGATATATCGTTTTTTGCAATTATCCGGAGAAAATACAGCCTTTTTTATCCTGGCAGAAAAATTGGCATCATCGTTTTTGTGCTTCCATACAAAAAACGGTTCTTCTTCAAATTTGGTGGTAAGTTTTCTTTTACTCATGGAATCTAATTCAGTTTTCGGAAATGTAAGCCCTCTTTTATAGTTGACAAAAAAGCAAGTATCCCGGCTTTCGCCCGAAGAGTCCATCCGTGAGGTAAAGAAGCGAATCTTAGACTAAACCATTTGAAAATCAAGATCTTAAAAAAACAAGACTTCTGTCCTTAAAAGCTTTGCTTTAACACAGAGTTAAAACTTGTTCTTTGGATGTGAATAAAAAGTTCTTTAAATGCAAAAGACTTGTTATCTGCGCACAAGAACCTGACAACCTGCAAAGGACATTAACAATGTTAATTGAAGAAAGGTATAAGGATGAAGATACCGGTTCAGACGGTGTAAACTCACTTCCGAAACTTGAGTTATCTTATTCATCCGATGTCTGTTTTTTTCTTATTAAAGCAAGCAAAAAGGACAATTATCAACTTGAAAATAAAGAAATAAAGAATTGATCACCAAATTTGAAGAAGAACCCCAAAAACGCATTTCGACCTTCCACCCTCTGTTTTAGAAGGTAAATCGGGAATAGAAATCTGAAAAGCAGCAAGATAGGATTGCTTTCTTATCCATTTATGTCCTTGAAAGCATTTCATCTTCCTTACTATCTTTAGCGGAAACGGTCTGTTCTGTATCTCGTCCCGTATATGCAGGCTGATGAGCCCAGGTATGCGGGACGAGGTAAAGAACATATAATATCACCTAATATTCTTATACCAAAGATATTACATAACCAGGATGTTCCTTTAGAGTTATTGAGCTTTCCCTGATAATTTCACATAAACAGGAGATGACGGGACATTACAATAAATAGCAATATCTTTATTAAAATATCCCGGAGATTCAGCTTTATACTTTATTTTAATCACCAAGCTATCTTTCAGGGAGACAGGCCTCCGACTATATTCTACCGAAGTACAGCCACAAGAAGTAACTATATTTTCAACCGTCAAGGAAACCACTCCAAGATTTTTTATAATCAACATTGCTTCTTTTTCTTCACTCCAATCGAAGACTCCCATATCAATCGTTTCGGGTAAGCTTATTTTCGTCTGAATCAAATCTCGACTTTTACATATACTATCAGATAAAATCAAGTTTAAATACAGAGTCCTCACATTAGGATTATGAATCGGGTTTCCGATAGCAATCACTTTATTTCTATTATCAAGTAGAAAAGTTTGAAAAGCCAAATTGGATGGGATTTTATTTATTTTATCGAAAGAGCCTTTTATATCAAGACACACAGGATACGAAAAATCATTATATTCCAAAAGATGAACCATCTCTTTTTTATCTCGAGGATGAAGAATAAATATAACTTTTACCGTATGATCCGATACAGAATCAAGGTAAGAAATAAAGTCTTTCCAAACGGGCAACTTAAGTTTACACCCCATACAACCAATGGAATCGGCATAAGTCACTATTGTATATCGGCTATCTTTAAGAAACCATTTTACCGTATCTTCTCCCATAGTAGTAAATACCAGATCATCAGGATAAATAATTTCCTTTCCATCCCACTCATCAATCATATGAGCAATCCGAGATTTATCAGAGTTTTGACAAGATACAAAAAGCAGGATACATACAAAAATAAATATAGCCCTCATAAGCAACAAGCATTTTACACAAACCACGAAACCCGAGGCTAAATATACAAAAAAATAGCCACACAAGCCCAAAACAGATAAAATTTTTAATAAACACGTATATTAACACTGTTTTTTTTTAAAATAAGAAGTAAATATAAACTATATTTGCAAATAATAACCTTTAATAAAAATAGTATGAAACAAACTTTATCCAAAGCTGTAGTAACTATAATTATAGCATGCACAGCATTGTACGCCTGGAATCATAAGCAACCGGTTTTAACCAATGTACAGTTACAAAATCTGGAAGCAATAGCCGCCGGTGAAGAAGGGGCATGTATTAGATGGATAGAACAAACGTGTTACTATAGTTTCTCAGAGGAACATGATAATGAACCACATTATGAGTGCAATGGTTCGAGTGGACAAGCAGGAATGACATCTTGCGGCGTAATAAATAATAAAAAGCCAACATTTGGCTATGTAAAAGGCACTTGTCTAATATGCATAGAACATTAACCTTAAAACAAACATTATGAGAAAAGCACTTCTAACCGTTATTTCCTTTACATTGTGTCTGTACATCACCTCCTGTAGCCAATCATCCAAACCAGAAAAAGCTAGAACAATAGAAACAATTGCAACGGATGCACAACAGACATTATCTTTTAATCACGAACCTTTATCCATTGACCCAATCGGCATAGGCGATATTATTGTCACCGATACATTTCTAATATTAGCTCTAAATAAAGAGGAGAATATGCTGCATGTATACAACCTTCCCCATCTGCAATTTCTTGGAAGTTTTCAGAAAATAGGAAACGGACCGGATGAAGTTATACTCCCTAGTGCTTTTACACAATGGTTTAACAAGGACGGGCAGATACAACTTGTAATGAGATCCTATCAAAAATTCACAGGTTTATTAAATATATCCAAGTCTTTGATAGAAAATAAGGCTATTTATGATAACAAATATACCTATAATGCTCCCAAAGGAAAGAATAGTTTTCAACAGTCCAGCGTTTCATATCTTTTAGGAGATTCCATATTTCTCATAAACAGGAGTATCATAATGCGTCCACAAGACAATCAAAATGATTTTTTTGAAGTTTACGATTACAAAAACGACAGCATCCTGCGCAGTTTCTACGCCTCCAATTTCCCCAAGGAGTTGCTAGAACATCACGGAAGAGATCAAGCTTTCCAAAAAGATATTGCAATCAGCAATGATTGCAAGAAGATGGTCATTGCATACAGATTCCTCAATATGATAAGTATAGTAAATATTGAAAAGGAGGAAATTAATAACCTATTCACTGATGGAAATAAATTAAATTGGGAACAGGTAATAGAAGGCACTCC containing:
- a CDS encoding acetate--CoA ligase family protein — protein: MITTQLLCPQSIVVVGASNNTHKPGGAILKNLINGGYQGELRAVNPKETEVQGVPSFADAKELPDTDLAILAIPAVLCPEVVETLAAEKQTRAFIILSAGFGEETQEGALLEERILETVNKYGASLIGPNCIGLMNTWHHSVFTQPIPNLNPHGVDLISSSGATAVFILESAVTKGLQFNSVWSVGNAKQIGVEDVLQYMDENFDVRKDSKIKLIYIESIKNPDRLLFHASSLIRKGCKIAAIKAGSSESGSRAASSHTGAIASSDSAVEALFRKAGIVRCYSRGELTTVGCIFTLPELKGKNFAIVTHAGGPGVMLTDALSKGGLNVPKLEGPVAEELKSKLFPGASVGNPIDILATGTPEHLSIAIDYCEEKFENIDAILAIFGTPGLVTMFETYEVLHQKMLTCKKPLFPVLPSVRTAGEEVAFFLEKGHVNFADEVMLGTALSRIINAPKPAVPEIELFGVDVPRIRRIIDSIPQNGYIEPHYVQALLHSAGIPVVEEFVSGNKDEVLAFARRCGFPVVAKVVGPVHKSDVGGVVLNIKGEQHLAFEFDRMMQIPEARAIMVQPMLKGTELFIGAKYEEKFGHVVLCGLGGIFVEVLKDVSSGLAPLSYEEAYSMIHSLRAYKIIQGTRGQKGVNEDKFAEIIVRLSTLLRFATEIKEMDINPLLATEKEVVAVDARIRIEK
- a CDS encoding DUF1573 domain-containing protein, which translates into the protein MGLCGYFFVYLASGFVVCVKCLLLMRAIFIFVCILLFVSCQNSDKSRIAHMIDEWDGKEIIYPDDLVFTTMGEDTVKWFLKDSRYTIVTYADSIGCMGCKLKLPVWKDFISYLDSVSDHTVKVIFILHPRDKKEMVHLLEYNDFSYPVCLDIKGSFDKINKIPSNLAFQTFLLDNRNKVIAIGNPIHNPNVRTLYLNLILSDSICKSRDLIQTKISLPETIDMGVFDWSEEKEAMLIIKNLGVVSLTVENIVTSCGCTSVEYSRRPVSLKDSLVIKIKYKAESPGYFNKDIAIYCNVPSSPVYVKLSGKAQ
- a CDS encoding TIGR04133 family radical SAM/SPASM protein; this translates as MKNNSGRLSLRKRLGLEIALKIRNNLRELHPLRQLFWECTLQCNLACKHCGSDCRKMSEQKDMPAADFLQVVDSITPHVNPNEVNIIITGGEPLMRDDLEEVGMALYRKGYPWGIVSNGLYLTRERLDSLMAAGLHAVTISLDGFAEEHNWLRGNPDSYEKALEAIKMLVHEPELTWDVVTCVNRKNYSYLEELKAYLYTIGVRNWRIFTIFPVGRAANHPEFQLTDEEFTGVLEFIKKVRKEGRVHLSYGCEGFLGKYESEVRDHFYSCNAGISVASVLADGSISSCPSIRSNFHQGNIYEDDFMEVWEKRFQVFRNREWARKGECADCSFFRYCEGNGMHLHNDNGDLLFCHQKRIVEL
- a CDS encoding NVEALA domain-containing protein; the encoded protein is MQIITFNKNSMKQTLSKAVVTIIIACTALYAWNHKQPVLTNVQLQNLEAIAAGEEGACIRWIEQTCYYSFSEEHDNEPHYECNGSSGQAGMTSCGVINNKKPTFGYVKGTCLICIEH
- a CDS encoding radical SAM-associated putative lipoprotein, with product MKKKNEQWLRYSNRALSGLLMLFGFVSCDNGGGDIPVEYGMPSAKYRVKGKVIDADTQEPVPGIEVVTGAVHTGDGKEWLSYPDTLITDKDGAFATERTEFPSKKYRFIVRDVDGDANGTYSKDSVEVEAGGFTGGSHWYRGETSIDKTIEIKKETAKDNEK
- a CDS encoding BF3164 family lipoprotein — translated: MRKALLTVISFTLCLYITSCSQSSKPEKARTIETIATDAQQTLSFNHEPLSIDPIGIGDIIVTDTFLILALNKEENMLHVYNLPHLQFLGSFQKIGNGPDEVILPSAFTQWFNKDGQIQLVMRSYQKFTGLLNISKSLIENKAIYDNKYTYNAPKGKNSFQQSSVSYLLGDSIFLINRSIIMRPQDNQNDFFEVYDYKNDSILRSFYASNFPKELLEHHGRDQAFQKDIAISNDCKKMVIAYRFLNMISIVNIEKEEINNLFTDGNKLNWEQVIEGTPKPYYTKVHCNNAYIWAMAIEGEDPSTFRSRLDIFDWKGNYLCKAHLDKWVSSFSIDERNQTMYAVTADDMLVRYNIKELLDQLP